Proteins from one Impatiens glandulifera chromosome 2, dImpGla2.1, whole genome shotgun sequence genomic window:
- the LOC124927680 gene encoding flavonol synthase/flavanone 3-hydroxylase, whose protein sequence is MEVQRVQAISTLSKCMDTIPAEFIRSENEQPAITTVKGEILEVPVIDLLGGNIEDNSGVVEAVAAAAKEWGIFQIVNHGISGEVINHLQKVGKEFFELDQEEKELIAKPADSKSMEGYGTKLQKEVEGKKGWVDHLFHRVWPPSAINYHFWPKNPPSYREANEVYTEKLRVVVDKLLKWLGLGLGLEAHQMKEAIGGDETIYLMKINYYPPCPRPDLALGVVAHTDMSALTILVPNEVPGLQVFKNDHWYDVKYIPNALIVHIGDQVEVMSNGEYKAVLHRSTVNKDTTRMSWPVFIEPADEQKVGPISNLVGDNNPPKYKTKKYKDYVYCKLNKIPQ, encoded by the exons ATGGAGGTGCAAAGAGTCCAGGCTATCTCGACATTATCGAAATGCATGGACACGATTCCGGCGGAGTTCATCCGATCGGAGAACGAACAACCGGCCATCACCACCGTGAAGGGTGAGATCCTTGAGGTTCCGGTGATCGATCTATTGGGAGGAAACATTGAGGATAATTCCGGTGTTGTTGAGGCGGTGGCGGCGGCGGCCAAGGAATGGGGAATATTCCAAATTGTGAATCATGGAATATCTGGAGAAGTGATAAATCATTTGCAGAAAGTTGGTAAAGAGTTTTTCGAACTTGATCAAGAGGAAAAGGAGTTAATTGCAAAACCAGCTGATTCAAAGAGCATGGAAGGCTATGGAACCAAATTGCAGAAGGAAGTTGAAGGGAAGAAAGGTTGGGTAGACCATTTGTTTCATAGAGTTTGGCCACCTTCCGCCATTAATTACCATTTCTGGCCCAAAAATCCACCTTCCTACAG GGAAGCAAATGAGGTGTATACAGAGAAGTTAAGGGTGGTGGTAGATAAGCTGTTGAAATGGCTTGGGCTTGGACTTGGGCTTGAGGCCCATCAGATGAAAGAAGCTATAGGAGGTGATGAAACCATATACCTAATGAAGATCAACTATTACCCTCCATGCCCTAGGCCAGATCTGGCACTAGGGGTTGTGGCCCACACTGATATGTCAGCACTTACCATCCTTGTTCCCAATGAGGTCCCAGGCCtccaagttttcaaaaatgatcaTTGGTATGATGTTAAATACATCCCTAATGCTTTAATTGTACACATTGGTGACCAAGTTGAg gtaaTGAGCAATGGGGAGTATAAGGCGGTTCTACATCGTTCTACTGTGAACAAGGATACAACAAGGATGTCATGGCCGGTGTTCATTGAACCGGCTGACGAACAAAAAGTTGGACCTATCTCGAACCTCGTCGGAGATAATAATCCACCAAAATATAAGACTAAGAAGTATAAGGATTATGTTTATTGTAAACTCAATAAGATTCCTCAGTGA